From a single Alloactinosynnema sp. L-07 genomic region:
- a CDS encoding SAF domain-containing protein: protein MRNLLTLRRIAAAVLVLLSTALLLRPRAEDSVPMLVAARALTAGADLSAADVRVVRAPPELRPESAFTDPASAAGRILALAAAEGEPITEARLVGPAAIDASQAVVAVRLTDPDLVGAIRPGARVDVVSAAQEGSGGSVLAHDATVVTVRANGRVYGRERGTSVLIALPRDSATRVASISLERPVTVTLR, encoded by the coding sequence ATGCGGAACCTGCTCACCCTGCGACGGATCGCCGCCGCCGTCCTCGTCCTGCTCTCGACGGCCCTGCTGCTCAGGCCGCGAGCCGAGGACTCGGTCCCGATGCTCGTCGCCGCCCGAGCCCTGACCGCGGGCGCCGACCTGTCCGCCGCCGACGTCCGGGTGGTCCGGGCGCCGCCCGAATTGCGGCCCGAATCCGCATTCACCGATCCCGCGTCGGCGGCAGGCCGAATATTGGCGCTGGCCGCCGCCGAAGGTGAGCCGATAACCGAGGCGCGACTTGTCGGGCCCGCCGCGATCGATGCGTCCCAAGCCGTCGTGGCCGTCCGGTTAACAGATCCCGACCTGGTGGGTGCGATCCGCCCCGGCGCCAGGGTCGACGTCGTTTCCGCAGCTCAGGAAGGCTCTGGCGGCTCGGTCTTAGCCCACGACGCGACCGTGGTGACAGTTCGGGCCAACGGGCGGGTGTATGGAAGGGAACGAGGAACTTCAGTTCTTATCGCCCTCCCGAGGGATTCCGCGACACGGGTAGCTTCCATCTCACTCGAAAGGCCGGTGACGGTTACGCTCCGATAG
- a CDS encoding glycosyltransferase family 2 protein, whose translation MDPVDVVLPCLDEAAALPAVLAALPAGYRAIVVDNGSSDGSPEVAARLGATVVHEPRKGYGAAVHTGLEHATADIVCFLDADGSLDPGDLPRLVAALDGARLAVGKRIPTGRGVWPWHARAGNAVLAALMRGRGLPVSDIAPARAVRRADLLALGVRDRAFGYPLELLIRAADARWPVIELDVAYRARAAGTKSKVSGSVRGTLRAVRDMTRVLR comes from the coding sequence ATGGACCCAGTCGATGTCGTGTTGCCTTGCCTCGACGAAGCCGCCGCACTTCCCGCCGTGCTCGCCGCGCTGCCGGCAGGATACCGCGCGATCGTGGTTGACAACGGATCTTCCGACGGGTCGCCCGAGGTCGCCGCCCGGCTCGGCGCGACCGTCGTCCACGAGCCGCGCAAGGGCTACGGCGCGGCCGTGCACACCGGCCTGGAACACGCCACCGCCGACATCGTCTGCTTCCTTGACGCTGACGGCTCGCTCGACCCGGGCGACCTGCCGAGACTCGTCGCGGCCCTCGACGGCGCCCGACTGGCTGTCGGCAAACGGATCCCCACGGGCCGCGGCGTCTGGCCATGGCATGCCCGCGCGGGCAACGCGGTCCTGGCCGCCCTGATGCGTGGACGCGGGCTGCCGGTGTCCGACATCGCGCCCGCGCGCGCGGTCCGCCGGGCTGACCTGCTGGCGCTGGGCGTGCGCGACCGGGCGTTCGGCTACCCGCTGGAACTGCTGATCCGGGCCGCCGACGCGCGCTGGCCGGTCATCGAACTCGACGTGGCCTACCGTGCGCGGGCCGCCGGGACGAAGTCGAAGGTGTCCGGCTCGGTGCGGGGCACTCTGCGCGCCGTGCGCGACATGACGCGGGTGCTGCGATGA
- a CDS encoding FmdB family zinc ribbon protein produces MPTYQYACTACEHRFEAVQAFTDAAMSECPECDGRLRKLYGSVGVVFKGSGFYRNDSRSGTKDTASTPAKTESAPAAKTETSSSSTTTTTSTTTSTATPAAKAS; encoded by the coding sequence GTGCCCACGTACCAGTACGCCTGTACGGCATGCGAGCACCGCTTCGAGGCGGTTCAGGCGTTCACCGACGCCGCGATGTCCGAGTGCCCGGAGTGCGACGGTCGCCTGCGCAAGCTGTACGGCTCGGTCGGCGTGGTGTTCAAGGGCAGCGGCTTCTACCGCAACGACAGCCGCTCTGGCACCAAGGACACGGCGAGCACCCCGGCGAAGACCGAGTCGGCGCCCGCCGCCAAGACCGAGACGTCGTCATCGTCGACCACCACCACGACTTCTACCACGACGTCGACGGCCACCCCCGCCGCGAAGGCCTCCTGA
- the mscL gene encoding large-conductance mechanosensitive channel protein MscL, producing MLKGFKDFLMRGNVIDLAVAVIIGVAFTAIVTAFTDGLIKPLINALGGSDAGQGLGFEILGGNQSTFMNFGLVINAAINFLIVAAIVYFVIVLPVKHVQERRKRGEEAGPAEPTDVELLAEIRDLLRAQQQNR from the coding sequence GTGTTGAAGGGCTTCAAGGACTTCCTGATGCGCGGGAACGTCATCGACCTGGCGGTCGCCGTCATCATCGGCGTCGCGTTCACCGCAATTGTCACGGCCTTCACCGATGGCCTGATCAAGCCGCTCATCAACGCACTCGGCGGGTCGGATGCGGGCCAGGGCCTTGGGTTCGAGATCCTCGGCGGGAACCAGTCGACGTTCATGAACTTCGGGTTGGTCATCAACGCGGCGATCAACTTCCTCATCGTGGCCGCCATCGTCTACTTCGTGATCGTCCTGCCGGTCAAGCACGTCCAGGAACGCCGCAAGCGCGGCGAGGAAGCAGGGCCTGCCGAACCGACCGACGTCGAGCTGCTGGCCGAGATCCGCGACCTGCTGCGCGCCCAGCAGCAGAACCGCTGA
- a CDS encoding NAD(P)-dependent oxidoreductase: MRVLITGGAGFVGSHVADRVGARGHEVVLLDNLLPQAHGTGYQPTDHRLVRGDVRDETVVAEVLRGVDVVCHQAAVVGHGVDPADAPEYASHNDFGTAVLLAQMYRAGVSRLVLASSMVIYGEGRYTCADHGTVRPPRRRMSDIDAGRFEPVCPVCAAPLRSALVPEDAPMDPRSTYAATKAAQEYLASAWARQTDGDVWALRYHNIYGARMPRDTPYAGVASLFRSALERGDAPTVLEDGAQRRDFVHVTDVAIANAMAIETPGDPGTLTPLNICSGEPHSVGDLARELARAYGGPVPRVVGGARPADVRHIVADPAEAKSRLGFHAMVAFADGVKAFASDPLRAPVS; the protein is encoded by the coding sequence ATGCGAGTGTTGATCACCGGCGGTGCCGGTTTCGTCGGCTCCCATGTCGCCGACCGGGTGGGCGCGCGCGGGCACGAGGTCGTCCTGCTCGACAATCTGCTGCCCCAGGCCCACGGCACCGGCTACCAGCCCACCGACCACCGCCTGGTCCGCGGCGACGTGCGGGACGAGACCGTCGTCGCCGAGGTTTTGCGTGGTGTCGACGTGGTGTGCCACCAGGCCGCGGTCGTCGGCCATGGCGTCGATCCGGCGGACGCGCCCGAGTACGCGTCGCACAACGACTTCGGGACGGCGGTGCTGTTGGCTCAGATGTATCGCGCTGGGGTGTCGCGGCTGGTCCTGGCCTCCTCGATGGTCATCTACGGCGAAGGCCGCTACACCTGCGCCGACCACGGCACAGTCCGTCCGCCCCGGCGCCGGATGAGCGACATCGACGCGGGCCGCTTCGAGCCCGTTTGTCCGGTCTGTGCGGCACCGCTGCGGTCGGCGCTGGTTCCGGAAGACGCCCCCATGGACCCGCGCAGCACTTACGCCGCGACGAAGGCCGCGCAGGAGTACCTGGCCTCGGCCTGGGCCCGGCAGACCGACGGCGATGTGTGGGCCTTGCGCTACCACAACATCTACGGCGCCCGGATGCCTCGCGACACCCCGTACGCGGGAGTCGCCTCCCTGTTCCGATCCGCCCTGGAACGCGGTGACGCTCCAACGGTCCTCGAAGACGGCGCCCAGCGCCGGGACTTCGTGCACGTCACCGACGTGGCCATCGCCAACGCCATGGCCATCGAGACCCCCGGCGACCCGGGCACGCTCACCCCGCTCAACATCTGTTCCGGCGAACCCCACTCGGTTGGCGACCTGGCCCGCGAACTGGCCCGCGCGTACGGCGGCCCGGTCCCCCGCGTCGTGGGCGGCGCCCGGCCTGCCGACGTCCGCCACATCGTCGCCGACCCCGCCGAGGCCAAGTCCCGCCTGGGTTTTCACGCCATGGTCGCGTTCGCCGACGGTGTCAAGGCGTTCGCCTCCGACCCCCTGCGCGCTCCCGTCTCCTGA
- a CDS encoding molybdenum cofactor biosynthesis protein B, which translates to MERSAQRLGRALVVIVDDRVAHKEHEDTVGPLVTELLEEAGFIVDGIVPVEGETVAIRNALNTAVIGGADLVVTVGGTGVSPRDVTPDATQGVLDRPIPGIAEALRSSGLAAGAVDAGVSRGLVGVSGSTLVVNLAGSRSAVRDGMATLSALVPYVIGELSGLDGN; encoded by the coding sequence ATGGAACGCAGCGCACAACGGCTCGGCCGGGCCCTCGTCGTGATCGTGGATGACCGCGTGGCCCACAAGGAGCACGAGGACACGGTCGGACCGCTGGTGACCGAGCTCCTCGAAGAGGCAGGCTTCATCGTCGACGGCATCGTCCCCGTCGAGGGCGAGACCGTCGCCATCCGCAACGCGCTCAACACCGCGGTCATCGGTGGCGCCGACCTCGTGGTCACCGTAGGCGGCACCGGGGTCTCCCCTCGCGACGTCACCCCCGACGCCACCCAGGGCGTGCTCGACCGCCCGATCCCCGGCATCGCTGAGGCCCTGCGCTCTTCCGGCCTCGCCGCGGGCGCCGTGGACGCGGGCGTCTCCCGCGGCCTGGTGGGCGTCTCCGGTAGCACCCTCGTGGTGAACCTCGCTGGCTCCCGCAGCGCCGTCCGCGACGGCATGGCGACCCTGTCCGCCCTGGTGCCCTACGTCATCGGCGAACTCTCGGGCCTGGACGGCAACTAA
- a CDS encoding DUF2064 domain-containing protein, whose product MSRVLVVAKAPVPGQAKTRLSPAASPAQAADIAAAALLDTLDAALACACAGVVVAFTGSLTEAARGRELAASLRRCTVIPQQGANFPERLAAAHADTAARFPGEAVAQIGTDTPQVTPGDLADAFDRLADADAALGFASDGGWWALALRDPRAAEVLRHVPTSRADTGQRTWEALRDLGSRIALLPVLSDVDTMVDAVAVAAKAPGGRFAQAVARVELVRP is encoded by the coding sequence ATGAGCCGCGTGCTCGTGGTCGCCAAGGCCCCGGTGCCGGGCCAGGCCAAGACCCGGCTGAGCCCGGCCGCCAGCCCCGCGCAGGCCGCCGACATCGCGGCCGCCGCCCTGCTCGACACTCTCGACGCGGCGCTCGCCTGCGCGTGCGCGGGGGTGGTGGTGGCGTTCACCGGCTCGTTGACGGAAGCCGCACGCGGCCGGGAGCTGGCCGCGTCACTGCGGCGGTGCACGGTGATCCCGCAGCAAGGAGCGAACTTCCCCGAGCGACTCGCCGCCGCCCACGCCGACACCGCGGCGCGGTTCCCCGGCGAGGCCGTGGCGCAGATCGGTACGGACACCCCGCAGGTGACGCCCGGCGATCTCGCCGACGCGTTCGACCGGCTGGCCGACGCCGACGCCGCGCTCGGCTTCGCCAGCGACGGTGGCTGGTGGGCGCTGGCCCTGCGCGACCCCCGCGCCGCCGAAGTCCTGCGGCACGTGCCCACCTCACGGGCGGACACGGGCCAACGGACCTGGGAAGCGTTGCGAGACCTCGGATCACGGATCGCGCTCTTACCCGTCCTGTCCGATGTAGACACCATGGTGGACGCGGTGGCTGTGGCGGCCAAGGCACCGGGAGGCCGCTTCGCCCAAGCCGTGGCCAGGGTGGAGCTGGTCCGGCCATGA
- a CDS encoding sensor histidine kinase KdpD, which translates to MVDSGEALDQMLLHLWHILPYALLTVLPVVLVGALLLHLLRNGSLATTMTVLVLIPVAALLVGVLGISGFMFTTTLTTMLLVCLLVSLVVVPVAVFLGRRIARRSVWEREARERERAAEASRRELVAWISHDLRTPLAGIRAMAEALADGVVSSPSEVSGYANRIGGETRRLSSMVDDLFELSRITAGALRLTMSAVPLQDIVSDALSAQLPVAERKHVRVLAEAKAWPVVLGSDPELARVVVNLVSNAIRHTPPDGTVAVQIAVEGPDAVLLVDDACGGIPDSELTRVFDVAFRGSAARTPSTEHVGGGLGLAIAKGLVEAHHGRIDARNHGPGCRFEVRLPLAT; encoded by the coding sequence ATGGTCGATTCCGGCGAGGCGCTCGACCAGATGCTGCTGCACCTGTGGCACATCCTGCCGTACGCGCTGCTGACGGTGCTGCCCGTCGTGCTGGTCGGCGCGCTGCTGCTGCACCTGCTGCGCAACGGGTCGCTGGCGACCACGATGACCGTGCTGGTGCTCATCCCCGTCGCCGCGCTGCTGGTCGGGGTGCTGGGGATCAGCGGGTTCATGTTCACCACGACCCTGACCACGATGCTGCTCGTGTGCCTGCTGGTCAGCCTGGTCGTGGTCCCGGTCGCGGTGTTCCTCGGCCGCCGCATCGCCCGCCGGAGCGTGTGGGAGCGGGAGGCGCGCGAGCGCGAGCGTGCGGCCGAGGCGTCCCGGCGGGAGCTGGTGGCGTGGATCAGCCACGACCTGCGCACCCCGCTGGCGGGCATCCGCGCGATGGCCGAGGCCCTCGCCGACGGCGTGGTCAGCTCCCCGTCCGAGGTGTCCGGCTACGCGAACCGCATCGGCGGCGAGACCCGGCGGCTGTCCTCGATGGTGGACGACCTGTTCGAACTGTCCCGCATCACCGCGGGCGCGCTGCGGCTGACGATGTCGGCGGTCCCACTCCAGGACATCGTGAGCGACGCACTGTCGGCGCAGCTACCGGTGGCCGAACGCAAGCACGTTCGGGTACTCGCCGAGGCCAAGGCCTGGCCGGTGGTGCTCGGCAGCGATCCGGAACTGGCCAGGGTGGTGGTCAACCTGGTGTCCAACGCGATCCGGCACACACCGCCGGACGGCACGGTCGCCGTGCAGATCGCCGTCGAGGGCCCCGACGCGGTCCTGCTGGTGGACGACGCGTGTGGTGGCATCCCGGACTCGGAACTGACCAGGGTCTTCGACGTCGCGTTCCGCGGGAGCGCGGCCCGGACACCGAGCACGGAGCATGTCGGCGGCGGCCTCGGCCTGGCCATCGCCAAGGGGCTGGTGGAGGCCCACCACGGGCGGATCGACGCCCGCAACCACGGGCCGGGCTGCCGATTCGAGGTCCGCTTGCCCCTGGCCACGTAG
- a CDS encoding 5-formyltetrahydrofolate cyclo-ligase, with product MAGPGSDLDATHEWTKDQWRAALLQRRRRVPASVRFAEAMQLTALLTSGNVLRRGQTLCAYVPIGSEPGSVQMLDDVADHGVRILLPIVMGPGPLDWAWYYGRDSLRPGPYGLQQPIGELLGQAALRIADAVLVPALGVDRGGVRLGRGAGFYDRSLSIAAPDTPLIAVVRDQEIVDRLPAESHDVRMTAALTPGRGLVALR from the coding sequence GTGGCCGGGCCTGGGAGTGATCTCGATGCGACTCACGAGTGGACCAAGGACCAGTGGCGCGCGGCGCTGCTGCAGCGGCGGCGGCGGGTGCCCGCCAGTGTGCGCTTCGCCGAGGCGATGCAGCTGACAGCCCTGCTGACCAGCGGGAACGTGCTTCGCAGAGGCCAGACCCTGTGCGCGTATGTGCCCATCGGGTCCGAGCCGGGGTCGGTGCAGATGCTCGACGACGTCGCCGATCACGGGGTGCGCATCCTGCTGCCGATCGTGATGGGCCCCGGTCCGCTCGACTGGGCCTGGTACTACGGGCGGGACTCGCTGCGGCCGGGGCCGTACGGGCTGCAGCAACCGATCGGCGAGCTGCTTGGCCAGGCGGCGCTGCGCATCGCCGACGCGGTCCTGGTGCCCGCGCTGGGGGTCGACCGCGGCGGGGTGCGGCTGGGGCGCGGCGCCGGGTTCTACGACCGGTCGCTGTCGATCGCCGCGCCGGACACGCCGTTGATCGCCGTGGTGCGCGACCAGGAGATCGTCGACCGGCTGCCTGCCGAATCGCATGACGTCCGGATGACCGCGGCGCTTACCCCTGGTCGCGGGCTCGTGGCTCTTCGGTGA
- a CDS encoding class I SAM-dependent methyltransferase, translating into MSGFTAGLLGVACCIELASGERIELPVDRWHADADRSDALLLDRCAGPTLDVGCGPGRLTAALGIGLGVDVSPVAVALTRARGAAALRRDVYERLPAEGRWRHALLADGNIGIGGDPVRLLRRVSALLARGGSVLVEADRPGTGLRPTLARVDGGAWFDWALVGADSVPPAAAEAGYDVRWMSEHRGRWFAELVRP; encoded by the coding sequence ATGAGCGGGTTCACCGCGGGCCTGCTCGGCGTGGCCTGCTGTATTGAACTGGCCTCCGGCGAACGGATCGAGCTGCCGGTCGACCGGTGGCACGCCGACGCGGACCGGTCCGACGCGCTACTGCTCGACCGGTGCGCCGGCCCGACCCTGGACGTCGGGTGCGGGCCCGGCAGGCTCACCGCGGCACTGGGAATCGGCCTCGGCGTGGACGTCTCCCCGGTCGCCGTGGCGCTGACCAGGGCCAGGGGCGCGGCGGCGCTGCGCCGCGACGTCTACGAGCGGCTGCCCGCCGAGGGCCGGTGGCGGCACGCGCTGCTGGCCGACGGCAACATCGGCATCGGCGGCGACCCCGTGCGCCTGCTGCGGCGGGTCTCCGCGCTGCTGGCCCGCGGCGGGAGCGTGCTGGTGGAGGCCGACCGGCCGGGCACCGGACTGCGCCCGACCCTGGCCAGGGTGGACGGCGGCGCCTGGTTCGACTGGGCACTGGTCGGCGCGGACTCGGTGCCGCCCGCCGCGGCCGAGGCGGGGTACGACGTGCGTTGGATGAGCGAGCACAGGGGCCGCTGGTTCGCCGAGTTGGTACGCCCTTGA
- a CDS encoding response regulator transcription factor gives MDETGRVLVVDDDHTVSDVVRRYLERDGHQVSLADNGEDALRWIAENEPDLVVLDLMLPGIDGLEVCRRLRQRSAIPVVMLTALGEEENRIAGLQLGADDYVTKPFSPKELALRVTSVLRRSRATPTPRAADLVDGDLILDATARKATVDGAELALTTREFDLLEFLLGHKGEAFTREQLLDRVWGWNFGDQSTVTVHVRRLREKIESVPAKPTRIVTVWGVGYRFDGSA, from the coding sequence ATGGACGAGACCGGCCGGGTGCTCGTCGTCGACGACGACCACACCGTCTCCGACGTCGTGCGCCGCTACCTCGAGCGCGACGGGCACCAGGTCTCGCTGGCCGACAACGGCGAGGACGCGCTGCGGTGGATCGCCGAGAACGAGCCCGACCTGGTGGTGCTCGACCTCATGCTGCCCGGCATCGACGGGCTGGAGGTGTGCCGCAGGCTGCGGCAGCGCAGCGCGATCCCGGTAGTCATGCTGACCGCGCTCGGCGAGGAGGAGAACCGCATCGCCGGGCTCCAACTCGGCGCCGACGACTACGTGACCAAGCCGTTCAGCCCCAAGGAACTCGCGCTGCGCGTGACCTCGGTGCTGCGCCGGTCCCGCGCCACACCCACCCCCCGCGCGGCCGACCTCGTCGACGGCGACCTCATCCTCGACGCGACCGCCCGAAAGGCCACAGTGGACGGTGCCGAACTGGCGCTGACGACGCGCGAGTTCGACCTGCTGGAGTTCCTGTTGGGGCACAAGGGTGAGGCGTTCACCCGTGAGCAGCTCCTCGACCGGGTGTGGGGATGGAACTTCGGTGACCAGTCGACGGTGACCGTCCACGTGCGACGGTTGCGGGAGAAGATCGAGAGCGTGCCCGCGAAGCCGACCAGGATCGTCACCGTGTGGGGCGTTGGCTACCGGTTCGACGGGAGCGCGTGA
- a CDS encoding UTP--glucose-1-phosphate uridylyltransferase, whose translation MSASTAFTTAIVPAAGLGTRFLPTTKAVPKELLPVVDTPGIEYVAAEAAEAGATRLIIVTSPGKDAVAEYFRPQPELEKTLEERGKSALLEKVRRAPGLLEVETAIQDQALGLGHAVGCAEGNLRGDDEAVAVLLPDDLVLPTGVLTRMAAVRAQFGGSVLCAFDIPREQISAYGVFDVADTEDPDVKQVHGMVEKPPADEAPSTFAAAGRYLLDRAIFDALKRITPGAGGELQLTDAIALLIAEDHPVHVVVHRGGRHDLGNPGGFLRAAVDFALEHPEYGPDLREWLRDRVGGV comes from the coding sequence ATGAGCGCGTCGACCGCATTCACCACCGCCATCGTCCCCGCCGCGGGCCTGGGCACCAGGTTCCTGCCCACCACCAAAGCCGTCCCCAAGGAATTGCTTCCTGTGGTGGACACCCCAGGCATCGAGTACGTGGCCGCCGAGGCCGCCGAGGCCGGGGCCACCCGTCTGATCATCGTCACCTCACCGGGCAAGGACGCGGTCGCGGAGTACTTCCGCCCGCAGCCCGAGTTGGAGAAGACCCTCGAGGAGCGCGGCAAGAGCGCACTGCTGGAGAAGGTCCGGCGCGCGCCCGGCTTGCTGGAGGTGGAGACCGCCATCCAGGACCAGGCGCTGGGCCTCGGCCACGCCGTCGGCTGCGCGGAGGGCAACCTGCGCGGCGACGACGAGGCGGTGGCCGTGCTGCTGCCCGACGACCTGGTTCTGCCGACCGGCGTGCTGACCAGGATGGCCGCCGTGCGCGCCCAGTTCGGCGGGTCGGTGCTATGCGCGTTCGACATCCCGCGTGAGCAGATCTCCGCCTACGGCGTGTTCGATGTGGCCGACACCGAGGACCCGGACGTCAAGCAGGTCCACGGCATGGTGGAGAAGCCCCCGGCCGACGAGGCCCCGTCGACCTTCGCGGCGGCAGGCCGATATTTGCTCGACCGGGCGATCTTCGACGCGCTCAAGCGGATCACCCCCGGCGCGGGCGGCGAACTGCAGCTGACCGACGCGATCGCGCTGCTCATCGCCGAGGACCACCCCGTGCACGTGGTCGTGCACCGCGGCGGAAGGCACGACCTGGGCAATCCTGGGGGTTTCCTGCGTGCCGCCGTGGACTTTGCCCTCGAGCACCCGGAGTATGGGCCGGACCTGCGGGAATGGCTGCGGGATCGGGTCGGCGGCGTGTAG